The Arachis hypogaea cultivar Tifrunner chromosome 19, arahy.Tifrunner.gnm2.J5K5, whole genome shotgun sequence genome has a window encoding:
- the LOC112779549 gene encoding uncharacterized protein isoform X2: MASNLLLLQASHPLPHHSLSFSRQKRSPPPPSLSAHNSSSSSSCTHSTIVKIKGSSSLATRSIVASAIGSNLNAPLISPHDNWGNWTALFAAAVFGIWSERTKIGSTLSGSLVSILVGLAASNVGIVSSKALAYDVVLKFLLPLAVPLLLFRADLRRVVKSTGTLLLAFLLGSVATTIGTVVAYLLVPMRSLGQDGWKIAAALMGRHIGGAVNYVAISDALGVTPSVLTAGLAADNVICAVYFSTLFALASRVPPEASTSVNDDEITTKSNPRNTLPVLQMATALAVAFSMCKAATFLVGYFGIQGGILPVVTAIAVILATVFPKPFSSLSPSGEAMAVVLMQ; encoded by the exons ATGGCTTCAAATCTTCTTCTGCTCCAAGCTTCCCACCCTCTCCCCCATCACTCACTGTCATTTTCCCGCCAAAAACGAAGTCCTCCGCCTCCCTCACTCTCTGCACAcaactcttcttcctcttcctcttgtaCTCATTCCACCATCGTCAAGATCaagggttcttcttctttggccACACGCAGTATTGTTGCATCTGCCATTGGATCCAACTTGAATGCTCCTCTCATCTCTCCTCACGATAATTGGGGAAACTGGACCGCTCTCTTCGCTGCCGCCGTCTTTGGAATCTG GTCAGAGAGGACCAAAATTGGGAGCACGCTGAGTGGATCTCTGGTGAGCATATTGGTGGGACTTGCAGCCAGCAATGTGGGGATTGTTTCCAGTAAAGCTTTGGCATACGACGTCGTCTTGAAATTCCTTCTCCCTCTGGCTGTTCCCTTGCTGCTCTTCAGGGCCGACTTGCGCCGCGTAGTCAAGTCCACTGGAACACTCCTCTTGGCTTTCTTGTTAGGCTCAG TTGCAACTACAATTGGAACAGTAGTCGCATATCTGCTTGTTCCAATGCGATCGCTTGGTCAGGATGGTTGGAAGATAGCAGCCGCACTCATGGGCAGACATATTGGAGGAG CTGTCAACTATGTTGCAATTTCTGATGCCCTTGGTGTTACCCCATCAGTTTTAACCGCCGGGTTAGCTGCAGACAATGTTATCTGTGCAGTGTATTTTTCAACATTGTTTGCATTAGCCTCTAGAGTGCCTCCAGAAGCCTCAACATCTGTGAATG ACGATGAAATAACTACCAAGTCTAATCCAAGGAACACACTTCCTGTGCTCCAAATGGCTACTGCTCTTGCTGTGGCCTTTTCCATGTGCAAGGCTGCCACTTTTCTTGTAGGATATTTTGGAATCCAAGGGGGTATTCTTCCGGTGGTAACAGCAATTGCTGTAATTCTTGCAACTGTATTTCCCAAACCATTTTCTTCACTTTCACCCTCCGGCGAGGCTATGGCTGTGGTTCTCATGCAG